In Palaeococcus ferrophilus DSM 13482, the genomic window AGGCCCTCGCCTACGCAATCCCCTACGACCAGATAAGCCAGAACGTTTATTCCGGCAACCTCGAGAGGAACTGGGGTCCGATACCCAAGCCCTGGCCGGGCTACACGGAGTACGGCATAGTCAAGTACACCTACGACATGAACAAAGCCAAGCAGCTCCTCCAGGAGGCCGGAATAGACCCGACCCAGTACAAGATTGAGCTCATCTACAACTCAGGAAACTCAGCCCGTGAGAAGATTATGACCCTCCTCCAGAACGTCTGGAGCCAGCTCGGCTTCCAGGTTACCGTTTCGAGCTACGAGTGGCCGGTTTACCTCGGAAAGGTCAGCAAGGGCGACTTCGACGTTTACGTCGTTGGCTGGGTGCCCGATTACCTTGACTCCGACAACTGGGTTGGCCCGTTCCTCTACGGTGCCACCGAGTTCAAGGAGCTCAACATCAAGACAGACGCGAGCGAGAGCGACATAAGCTCAATGATGAGCGAGGCCCAGGTCATCGAGACGGAGAAGGGCGTTGTCGTCGTCGGCCCGAAGGGAAGCGGCGCGAGCGTTAGCCTCCCGAGCGGCAAGAAGGTCATAGCCATAAGCTACGTCGTTGACGAGGAGAACACCCCGACCATAGAGAGCCTCATGGAGGCCGGACAGGGATTCGGTGCCATCAACCCCGCATTCTTCAGGGATACAAACGTTGACGCCCTCGTTATAGCCGCGAGGAGGGCAACGGCCGCGGAGGTTAGGACCCAGCTCTTCGAGGCCCTCTACATCCTCGGCAACAAGTACGTGCCCGAGGTCATCCTCGGCCAGAACAGGCAGATGCGCGTCTACTGGGACTGGGTGAAGGGAAGGTACTACCACCCGACCTTCGCCGAGAGGTACGACCTCATATGGGAGGACCCGAAGGCCCCGAGCGTTGACGTCGGTATAAAGAACTACAAGAACGACCCGAACACCTACGTCATAGGCACCATCGGATGGCCCGAGAGCTTTGACCCGGCCTGGACGTACGAGACCTTCGGATGGGAGATATGGCACGAGATTGGTGATACACTCGTCACCTACTGGAAGGAGGAGACCGAGGAAGTCACCCCCGACCTCGCCGTTGCCTGGGCCCACAACGAGGACGGTACCGAGTGGTACTTCGTCATAAGGGGCGGCGTTAAGGCCTACGACCCGTGGAACGACAAGACCTACCCGATTGACGCCACCGATGTTGCCTTCACCTTCTGGCGCGTTAAGAGGCTCGGACACAGCGTCAGCTGGATGACCGACTTCATGGACCTCGAGAAGTCCCAGCCGCTCACAGAGGACGAGTTCAAGCAGGTTCTCTCAAGCGAGAAGCTCATCGCCGACTACAAAGGAAAGAGCGTCGAGGTCAAATCAATGGACGACCTCCTCAACCTCTTCGGCTACAGCGGCGAGACCGCTGGAGTCTACAAGCTCGTCCTTCCGGATCCATACGCTCCAATCCTCGGTGTCCTCGCCGACCCGTTCCTCTCCGTGGTTCCGGCCGAGTACCTCCTCGGAGACAAGTACGACGAGGCGATGGCAGCAGCCCAGAACGGCAAGAACCCGAGCGCCTGGGAGAACTACGTCCAGGAGGGCGAGGAGGACCCGACCCACCAGCTCATGCACAAGTACCCGGTTGGAACCGGCCCGTACTTCGTCAAGGACTACGAGGAGAACAGCTACATCGTCCTTGAACTCAACCCCTACTACTGGAACAAGGAGCTCTGGGAGAAGGAGTACGGCTACAAGCCGTGATTTTCCCTTATTTTTCTTTTGGATTTTCTCCCATTTTGGAAAACCATTCCCGGCTTGTGATGGCTTTCCCCGGCTTTGGATGAACAATAAGAGACATTCATGATAAAATTTTTATACGCGTGAAATATCAGTGCATTGGGGGGATGAAATTGGCGGACTTGAAGAAGTTTCTCATAAGAAGGATTCTGACCTTCCTGCCCACGCTGGTTGGGGTCACTCTGATTGTTTTCATAATAGCCTACGTGATTCCGGCTGACCCCGCGAGGGCATGGGCAGGTGGAGAGAAGGCATCCCAGGAAGCCATAGCGAAGATAATAGAGCGCTACCACCTCGACAAGCCATGGTACGACCAGTACTGGTTCCTCGTAACAGGGCTGGCCAAGAACACGCTCATAGACCCAAGAACCTCCAACCCCGTCATGGACGACATTGGGAAACGGTTCCCGAAGACGTTTGAGCTGGCGCTGGTGGCGTTCATATTCGTCATCCTCATAGGCGTCCCTCTGGGAATACTCTCGGCGCTCAAGAGGAACACGTGGATTGACACGGTCATAAGGTTCTTCGCACTCATAGGAGTCTCGACGCCGGTCTACTGGCTCGGCTACATACTCATATTCGTGTTCTTCGTCAAATGGAGGGTGATAAACCTAGCCGGCTTCCCGCCAAACCCGAGCCACGAGATAACGCACATACCCCTGATAGACTCCCTCATCACCGGAGAGTTCACGATATTCAAGCAGCACATAGCGAGGCTCTGGCTCCCCGGCTTTGTCCTGGGCTTCATGGGCTCGGGAGTTATAGCGAGGTTCGTCAGGAACTCCTTCCTTGAGGCCCTCAGCAGCGACTACATAGAGTTCCTCAAGGCCAAGGGCGTTCCAAAGCTCAGGGTCTACAGGCACGCGCTCAAGAACGCCCTCGTGCCCATCGTCACCGTCCTCGGACTCCAGTTCGGAGGACTCCTTGCGGGAGCTCCAATTACGGAGACCGTCTTCGGAATCCCGGGAATGGGACGCTACGCCCTCCAGGCAATCCAGAACCTCGACTTTCCGGCGGTTATAGCGATAACCTTCATCTTCGCCCTTGTCTACGTCACGGCCAACCTCGTGGTGGACATACTCTACGCGGTCATTGACCCGAGGGTGAGGTACTGAGGTGGTTGAAATGCAGGAGGAGTACAAAAAGGGAATCCTTGACAGGCTCGCCGATAAGCTCGTTTACGGTATCGGCTCGTTCATCAGCCTCTTCAGGAAGGACTGGAAGAAGAAGAACAAGTCCAAGATGGAAGAATGGCGTCTCATGCTCTACGCCCTCAACCGCTCGCCCCCGGGACTCATAGGCCTCTTCCTCGTGATACTCTTCGTGTTCTTTGGCATATTCGGCCCGAGGATGGCCCCATGGCCCTACAACTACTTCCCGTTCTTCGATAACAGTAGCGCCTACCTCGCCCAGCCCGGAACGACGGTCTACCTCGGCCCCCACAACACCAGCGCCACCTTCCACCTTGGAGCGGACCACTACGGTAGGGACCTCCTCAGCCTTCTGCTCGCGGGAGCGAGGACTTCATTCGTCATATCCATAATAGTCATAACCCTTGGGGTCCCCCTCGGAATCATCCTGGGGTTGATAGCCGGCTACTACGGAGGGAAGATCGACGAGCTAGTGATGCGCATAACCGACATGTTCCTTGCCTTCCCCGCGCTCATATTGGCCATAGCTCTCTCCGCCGTCCTGCCAAACAGACTTCAGGCGTTCATATCGAGCCACGCCCACCTACAGAGCTTCGTTCTGTGGCTGTTCGCCCTCGATGTGAGGGAGGCCGGAAACCTCGGAAGGCTCCTATCGGTGATACTCGCCATGATCATAGTCTGGTGGCCAGCTTATGCGAGGATAACGAGGGGTTCAACCCTAACGGAGAAGGAGAACCTCTACGTTGAGGCGGCGAGGGCGATAGGCCTGAGCTCGTGGACGATAATGTTCAGGCACATCCTTCCCAACATCGTTGGCCCCATCCTCGTCTACATCACCCTCGACTTCGGTGGCGTTATACTCATGGAGGCAGGTTTGAGCTTCCTCGGCCTTGGTGCCACCCCACCGATAGCGGACTGGGGTAGGATAGTTTACGACGGGGCCCAGTTCTTCCCGAGGGCGTGGTGGCTCATCGTGTACCCGGGTTTCGTGGTCATGCTCGTGGCCCTTGGATGGAACCTGCTCGGTGACACGCTCAGGGACATCCTCGACCCGAAGACGAGGAGGAGCATAGAGTTCAAGGTCAAGAAGGCCGAACAGATGGAGGAGGGTGAGAGCAATGCCTGAACCAATCCTTGAGGTTAGGGACCTCACCGTTCACTTCTACACCTACGCCGGAATAGTCAAGGCAATAGAGAAGGTCTCCTTCGACGTTTACAAGGGAGAGACCTTCGCCCTCGTTGGTGAAACCGGCTGTGGAAAGAGCGTGACTTCGAGGGCTTTAACCCAGCTCATAGAGAGCCCCGGAAGGATCGTGGGTGGAAAGGTCATCTACCACTCCGACAAAGGACCCATTGACCTGCTAAAGCTGAACGAGGAGGAGATAAGGAAGATAAGGGGCAAGGAGATAGCCTACATCTTCCAGGATCCCCATGCTTCACTCGACCCCCTCTACCGCGTTGGCCACCAGATAGCCGAGGCCATGGTGGTTCACGAGACGGTTAGGGACTGGAAGGAGGGGATAAAGAGGGCCCTCGACATACTCAAGCGCGTCCTCATTCCCGATCCCGAGAACAGGGTCAAGAACTACCCCCACGAGATGAGCGGGGGAATGAAGCAGCGCGTTGTGATAGGGACGGGCTTAGCCAACAACCCCAAGATACTCATAGCGGACGAACCCACCACCGCCCTTGACGTTACCGTTCAGGCGCAGATACTCGATCTCATGAACAGGCTCAAGAGGGACTACAACACCACCCTGATACTAATCACCCACAACATGGGTGTGGTAGCTGAGATGGCCGACAGGATAGCGGTGATGTACGCGGGCAAGATAGCGGAGATAGGGACAGCCGAGCAGATATTCAAGAACCCGCTCCACCCATACACGCAGGGACTCCTCAAGGCCGTGCCCAACCCCATGAAGAAGATAGAGCGCCTCGACGCCATCCCTGGAACAGTTCCCAACCTCATAACTCCCCCATCGGGATGCCGCTTCCACCCGAGGTGCCCCTTCGCAATGGAGAGGTGCAAGCAGGAAGTGCCGGAGCTTAAGGAGGTTGAACCGGGTCACTTCGTGGCCTGCCACCTGTACTGAGGTGATAGCATGAGCGAGCCCATACTCAAAGTTGAAAACCTCAAGAAGTACTTCCCGGTCAAGGGATTGTTCTTCACGAAGGGCTACGTCAAAGCCGTTGACGGAGTGAGCTTCGAAATAAGGAAGGGCGAAACCTTCGGTCTCGTGGGTGAGAGCGGCTGCGGTAAGACCACCACGGGAAGAACCCTCCTCCGCCTTATAGAGCCCACGGCAGGGAGGATAATCTTCGATGGAAAGGACGTCACCCAGCTCAAGGGGGACGAGATGAAGTGGTTCCGCAGAAGGGCCCAGATCATGTTCCAGGATCCCTACTCCTCCCTCAACCCGAGGCAGACCGTCTTTGAGGTCATCATGGAGCCCGTGCGCTTCCACGGAATCCACGTTGACGACCCGGAGGAGTTCGTGATAAGGCTCCTCGAGAGCGTTGGACTCAACGAGATGCACCTCTACCGCTATCCCCACGAGTTCTCGGGCGGCCAGAGGCAGCGTATAGCACTGGCGAGGCTTCTCGCTTTAAAGCCGGAGTTCATAGTGCTCGACGAACCGACCTCTGCCCTCGACGTTTCCGTTCAGGCCAACATCCTCAACACCCTCAAGGATCTCCAGAAGGAGTTCGGATTCACCTACCTCTTCATCAGCCACGACCTCGGTGTCGTCAAGTACATGAGCCACCGCATGGGAGTTATGTACCTCGGAAAGCTCGTCGAGGTCGGACCTGCAGAGAAGATATTCGAGAACCCGCTCCACCCATACACGAAGTTCCTACTGTCAGCCATACCCGTCCCTGACCCGGAGCTGGCCAGGGAGCTCAAGGAAAAGCGTATGAAGGTTGAGGGTGAGCCACCGAGCCCAATAAACCCACCCGCTGGCTGTCGCTTCCACCCGAGGTGCCCCTTCGCAATGGAACGCTGCAAAAAGGAGGAGCCCCCACTAATAGAGGTCGAGAAGGACCACTACGTTGCCTGCTGGCTCTACGCCAAATCCTAACCTCTCTTCTTTTCTCCAATTAGGGCCCTTCTAAAGCCCTCGTCCATTTTCAGAAGGGCTGAGTAAACGGCGTCTTTCTTCCCCTTTTCATCGAGGACTTCTCCTTTCTCAAGGTCAACGCTGATTCTGTAATGGGTGAGCCCCTTCACGGTTACCTTAACCTCTCCGAGGTCGGCCGCGGATTTAACGCCGAGAACCTTTTTCAGTATGGCCAGAGAAAGCATCGCCTCACGGCTTTTCTCGGCCAGCTCCTCGTCCTCCTTAACGTGCCTGAAGAAGCCCGTGGGGAGGCCCAGGAGACGCGAGAGGTTCCAGCGTCTCATGTGCCTCATCCTGTCATCAATGCGCTCTCCCGCTAACTTCGCCACCTCCATGTAGAGGGCCTTCAGAAAGTCCTCGAGTTCATCCTCCCCTAAAAGGGCCTCGAGCGAACCCGCGGGGAGGGACTCCGGAAAGTTCCTCTTCCGTATCAGCGTGCTTATCCTCTCAACCCGGGAGAGCCTCCTCGAAAAGTGAGCGTCAATCGCGTACTCCTCCCCGTTTACCTCGAACACCAAAAAAGGCACCTTCACCTCCATGCTCCCACCGTATCCAGATCGGGGAAAGAGCTAAAAAAGCTTGCTCCCGAGTTAGGTGAGTGAGAGGGCATGAAGGTTGAAGAGCTTCCGGTTGACGAGAGGATAATCAAACTCCTCCTTGAGAGGGGGATAGAGGAACTCTACCCTCCCCAGGCTGAAGCTTTAAAAAGCGGCGTCCTGGAGGGGGATAACCTTCTCCTCGCCATTCCAACGGCGAGCGGAAAGACCCTTGTGGCTGAAATCGTGATGCTCAACAGGCTCTTCCGGGAGGGCGGAAAGGCCGTCTATCTGGTTCCCCTGAAGGCGCTGGCGGAGGAGAAGTACCGTGAGTTCCGCGACTGGGAGCGTTTTGGCGTGAGGATAGGGGTAACCACCGGAGACTACGACTCTTCCGACGAGTGGCTCGGGAGGTACGACATAATAATCTCCACCTCCGAGAAGTTCGATTCTATTCTGAGGCACAGGGCGAGCTGGGTTAAAGATGTGGGCCTCGTTGTGGCGGACGAGGTGCACCTCATCGGCTCCTACAACAGGGGGGCCACGCTGGAGATGATTTTGAGCCACATGATCGGGAAGGCGCAGATTCTAGCTTTGAGCGCAACGGTTGGAAACGCCGCGGAACTGGCGAAGTGGCTCAACGCAAAGCTCGTGATGAGTGAGTGGCGGCCCGTAAAGCTCAGGAAAGGAATATTCCACATGGGGGAGCTCAAGTGGGAGGACGGGAGCGTTGAGCGCTTCTCCTCCGACTGGGATGGCCTCGTGGTTGATGCCGTTAGGAGGGGCAAGGGGGCCCTTGTATTCGTGAACACGCGGAGGAGCGCGGAGAGGGAAGCCGTCAGGCTCGGAAAGAAAATCGGAAAGCTCCTCACAAAGCCTGAGAAGCGGGCCCTCGAGAAGCTCGTCTCGGAGGTGGAGGACAACCCCACCAACAGGCGCGTCAAGGAGGCCCTCATCAACGGCGTCGCCTTCCACCACGCGGGGCTCCCTAGGGACGTCAGAACACTTATAGAGGACTCTTTCAGGGAGGGGACGATAAAAACGATTGTGGCGACGCCGACGCTCGCGGTTGGAGTGAATACCCCCGCCTTTCGCGTTGTAATCCGCGATACGAAGAGATACTCGAGTTTCGGGTGGACGGATATCCCCATCCTTGAGATACAGCAGATGCTGGGAAGGGCCGGAAGACCGAAGTACGATAGCGAAGGGGAGGCCATAATAGTGGCCAAGGCGAACGAGGACCCGGATGAGAAGTTCAAGCGCTACATCCTCGGAAAGCCGGAGAAGCTCTTCTCCATGCTCTCAAACGAGAGCTCCTTCAGAAGCCAGGTGCTCGCCCTCATCACCAACTTCGGAATAGGGGACTTCAGGGGTCTCACCGCCTTCCTGGAGAGGACGTTCTTCCACCACCAGCGCGGCGACCTCTACACCCTTTCGGAGAGGGCGAAGCGGATAATCCACTTCCTCTTTGAGAACGGCTTCATAGACCTAACCCTCGACGATTCCTTCGTTCCCATCCCCTTCGGTGTAAGGACGTCCCAGCTCTACCTCGA contains:
- a CDS encoding ABC transporter substrate-binding protein codes for the protein MKKNVLALLLIGLMAFAVVASGCIGGGGETTSTSTSSPAETSTSPTQTATTPAKAIHKNVLYVINDDAIARINLFQTGTVDTVAIPPERINDVKGLTFQGFNSVVKTDILQPILTFIVFNTYKEPFNNPKVREALAYAIPYDQISQNVYSGNLERNWGPIPKPWPGYTEYGIVKYTYDMNKAKQLLQEAGIDPTQYKIELIYNSGNSAREKIMTLLQNVWSQLGFQVTVSSYEWPVYLGKVSKGDFDVYVVGWVPDYLDSDNWVGPFLYGATEFKELNIKTDASESDISSMMSEAQVIETEKGVVVVGPKGSGASVSLPSGKKVIAISYVVDEENTPTIESLMEAGQGFGAINPAFFRDTNVDALVIAARRATAAEVRTQLFEALYILGNKYVPEVILGQNRQMRVYWDWVKGRYYHPTFAERYDLIWEDPKAPSVDVGIKNYKNDPNTYVIGTIGWPESFDPAWTYETFGWEIWHEIGDTLVTYWKEETEEVTPDLAVAWAHNEDGTEWYFVIRGGVKAYDPWNDKTYPIDATDVAFTFWRVKRLGHSVSWMTDFMDLEKSQPLTEDEFKQVLSSEKLIADYKGKSVEVKSMDDLLNLFGYSGETAGVYKLVLPDPYAPILGVLADPFLSVVPAEYLLGDKYDEAMAAAQNGKNPSAWENYVQEGEEDPTHQLMHKYPVGTGPYFVKDYEENSYIVLELNPYYWNKELWEKEYGYKP
- a CDS encoding ABC transporter permease subunit; its protein translation is MADLKKFLIRRILTFLPTLVGVTLIVFIIAYVIPADPARAWAGGEKASQEAIAKIIERYHLDKPWYDQYWFLVTGLAKNTLIDPRTSNPVMDDIGKRFPKTFELALVAFIFVILIGVPLGILSALKRNTWIDTVIRFFALIGVSTPVYWLGYILIFVFFVKWRVINLAGFPPNPSHEITHIPLIDSLITGEFTIFKQHIARLWLPGFVLGFMGSGVIARFVRNSFLEALSSDYIEFLKAKGVPKLRVYRHALKNALVPIVTVLGLQFGGLLAGAPITETVFGIPGMGRYALQAIQNLDFPAVIAITFIFALVYVTANLVVDILYAVIDPRVRY
- a CDS encoding ABC transporter permease, coding for MQEEYKKGILDRLADKLVYGIGSFISLFRKDWKKKNKSKMEEWRLMLYALNRSPPGLIGLFLVILFVFFGIFGPRMAPWPYNYFPFFDNSSAYLAQPGTTVYLGPHNTSATFHLGADHYGRDLLSLLLAGARTSFVISIIVITLGVPLGIILGLIAGYYGGKIDELVMRITDMFLAFPALILAIALSAVLPNRLQAFISSHAHLQSFVLWLFALDVREAGNLGRLLSVILAMIIVWWPAYARITRGSTLTEKENLYVEAARAIGLSSWTIMFRHILPNIVGPILVYITLDFGGVILMEAGLSFLGLGATPPIADWGRIVYDGAQFFPRAWWLIVYPGFVVMLVALGWNLLGDTLRDILDPKTRRSIEFKVKKAEQMEEGESNA
- a CDS encoding ABC transporter ATP-binding protein; translated protein: MPEPILEVRDLTVHFYTYAGIVKAIEKVSFDVYKGETFALVGETGCGKSVTSRALTQLIESPGRIVGGKVIYHSDKGPIDLLKLNEEEIRKIRGKEIAYIFQDPHASLDPLYRVGHQIAEAMVVHETVRDWKEGIKRALDILKRVLIPDPENRVKNYPHEMSGGMKQRVVIGTGLANNPKILIADEPTTALDVTVQAQILDLMNRLKRDYNTTLILITHNMGVVAEMADRIAVMYAGKIAEIGTAEQIFKNPLHPYTQGLLKAVPNPMKKIERLDAIPGTVPNLITPPSGCRFHPRCPFAMERCKQEVPELKEVEPGHFVACHLY
- a CDS encoding ABC transporter ATP-binding protein, with amino-acid sequence MSEPILKVENLKKYFPVKGLFFTKGYVKAVDGVSFEIRKGETFGLVGESGCGKTTTGRTLLRLIEPTAGRIIFDGKDVTQLKGDEMKWFRRRAQIMFQDPYSSLNPRQTVFEVIMEPVRFHGIHVDDPEEFVIRLLESVGLNEMHLYRYPHEFSGGQRQRIALARLLALKPEFIVLDEPTSALDVSVQANILNTLKDLQKEFGFTYLFISHDLGVVKYMSHRMGVMYLGKLVEVGPAEKIFENPLHPYTKFLLSAIPVPDPELARELKEKRMKVEGEPPSPINPPAGCRFHPRCPFAMERCKKEEPPLIEVEKDHYVACWLYAKS
- a CDS encoding ATP-dependent DNA helicase, translating into MKVEELPVDERIIKLLLERGIEELYPPQAEALKSGVLEGDNLLLAIPTASGKTLVAEIVMLNRLFREGGKAVYLVPLKALAEEKYREFRDWERFGVRIGVTTGDYDSSDEWLGRYDIIISTSEKFDSILRHRASWVKDVGLVVADEVHLIGSYNRGATLEMILSHMIGKAQILALSATVGNAAELAKWLNAKLVMSEWRPVKLRKGIFHMGELKWEDGSVERFSSDWDGLVVDAVRRGKGALVFVNTRRSAEREAVRLGKKIGKLLTKPEKRALEKLVSEVEDNPTNRRVKEALINGVAFHHAGLPRDVRTLIEDSFREGTIKTIVATPTLAVGVNTPAFRVVIRDTKRYSSFGWTDIPILEIQQMLGRAGRPKYDSEGEAIIVAKANEDPDEKFKRYILGKPEKLFSMLSNESSFRSQVLALITNFGIGDFRGLTAFLERTFFHHQRGDLYTLSERAKRIIHFLFENGFIDLTLDDSFVPIPFGVRTSQLYLDPLTAKRFKDALPHLEENPNPLGVFYLLASTPDMSSFYAKKSEMDDLIDLAYEMEEHLYTDIPYEDYELQIFLGNLKTAKVLLDWINEVKDERILEEYKIDPGDLYRTLELADWLLYSLVEIYKLFEPKDRVLNFLQELRLRVKHGVREELLPLVKLPMVGRKRARALYNAGFRTPEEIAKAKPAQLLKVEGIGPGILKEIYRALNVEVEIREKRSKKTLDAFFK